The following proteins come from a genomic window of Coriobacteriia bacterium:
- a CDS encoding YgjP-like metallopeptidase domain-containing protein — translation MQPPNADADAGAALPEYTVRRSSRARRARITVSPRHGVVVTVPAGWRGFDAAAIVAERREWIAEVSEQFGEQRALWTVDPAELLPDRVHLEATGEEWAVHYRATAATTVRVIESSDTLTVSGATQDATACLAALQRWLQAAANERLVPRIDELARRHGLVPTRVTVRGQHARWGGCSGRGAITLNRALLFLPEDLVAAVMVHELAHLSHPNHSPRFWAHLAKLDPLCDVHRAAIRDAWNRVPAWAERRA, via the coding sequence GTGCAGCCCCCGAACGCCGACGCCGATGCGGGCGCCGCCCTGCCCGAGTACACCGTGCGCCGCAGCAGCCGCGCGCGCCGCGCGCGCATCACCGTCTCGCCGCGTCACGGCGTGGTAGTGACCGTTCCGGCGGGCTGGCGAGGGTTCGACGCGGCCGCCATCGTCGCAGAGCGTCGCGAGTGGATCGCCGAGGTGAGCGAGCAGTTCGGCGAGCAGCGTGCGCTGTGGACGGTCGACCCCGCAGAGCTGCTGCCGGACAGGGTGCACCTCGAGGCCACCGGTGAGGAGTGGGCAGTGCACTATCGCGCGACCGCGGCCACGACGGTGCGCGTGATCGAGAGCTCAGACACGCTCACCGTGAGCGGGGCCACGCAGGATGCGACAGCCTGCCTCGCGGCGCTGCAGCGGTGGTTGCAGGCCGCGGCGAACGAGCGCCTCGTGCCGCGCATCGACGAACTGGCCCGGCGGCACGGGCTGGTCCCGACTCGTGTGACCGTGCGCGGCCAGCACGCACGGTGGGGGGGTTGCTCGGGTCGTGGGGCGATCACTCTCAACCGCGCACTTCTGTTCTTGCCCGAGGACCTCGTCGCCGCGGTCATGGTGCACGAGCTCGCTCACCTTTCGCACCCCAACCACTCACCACGCTTCTGGGCGCATCTGGCGAAGCTCGACCCCCTGTGTGACGTGCACCGCGCGGCGATTCGCGACGCATGGAACCGCGTACCCGCCTGGGCCGAGCGGCGCGCGTAG
- a CDS encoding cupin domain-containing protein translates to MAETSRIGAKITTLRQSRDLSIPELAERCDCDPVVIEQLEAGDIAPSLAPLIKITRALGVRLGALVDDDTQVGPVITWKDTATSAARVKDLETGSGGGTLDFFSLAEGKASRHMEPFMIAVNPATERELSSHEGEEFIFVLEGSIEIEYGTDVHTLSVGDSIYYDSIVPHQVRGASPAPARILAVVYAPY, encoded by the coding sequence ATGGCCGAGACCAGCCGCATCGGCGCCAAGATCACCACGCTTCGCCAATCACGGGATCTTTCGATCCCGGAGCTCGCCGAGCGTTGCGACTGCGACCCAGTCGTCATCGAGCAGCTTGAAGCAGGCGATATCGCACCGTCACTGGCCCCACTCATCAAGATCACGCGAGCCCTCGGCGTGCGGCTCGGCGCCCTCGTCGACGACGACACCCAGGTCGGCCCGGTGATCACGTGGAAGGACACGGCTACTTCCGCCGCGCGCGTGAAGGATCTCGAGACCGGAAGCGGCGGGGGGACGCTCGATTTCTTCTCGCTCGCCGAGGGCAAGGCGTCTCGCCACATGGAACCGTTCATGATAGCGGTGAATCCGGCAACTGAACGCGAGCTCTCATCTCACGAGGGCGAGGAGTTCATCTTTGTCTTGGAGGGGTCGATTGAGATCGAGTACGGCACGGACGTCCACACGTTGTCCGTGGGCGATTCGATCTACTACGACTCGATCGTGCCTCACCAGGTGCGCGGAGCGTCGCCTGCGCCTGCGCGCATCCTTGCCGTCGTCTACGCGCCGTACTAG
- the ppk2 gene encoding polyphosphate kinase 2, giving the protein MNKHASNGDEAAPKKTKLDRKFYDDELFRLQNELVKLQEWVRLKGLKVVVLFEGRDAAGKGGVIKRITEPLNPRIARVVALPAPSSREQTQWYFQRYVEQLPAAGEIVILDRSWYNRAGVERVMGFCTEEQALEFFRDAPEFERMLMRSGVMLVKYWFSVADDEQDRRFQDRINDPMKSWKLSDMDIEGRDRWEEYSRAKDEMFKYTDTKDSPWWVVNGDDKKRARLNCIRHLLSLIPYEEIEHKPFKLPPRKPASKGYVRPPIDSQTFVPEAY; this is encoded by the coding sequence ATGAACAAGCATGCAAGCAACGGCGATGAGGCTGCACCGAAGAAGACCAAGCTCGATCGCAAGTTCTACGATGACGAGCTGTTTCGCCTGCAGAACGAACTCGTGAAGCTCCAAGAGTGGGTACGGTTGAAGGGCCTGAAGGTCGTCGTGCTCTTCGAAGGCCGCGATGCTGCAGGCAAGGGCGGCGTCATCAAGCGCATCACCGAACCGCTCAACCCCCGCATCGCGCGCGTGGTCGCCCTCCCCGCACCGAGCTCTCGCGAACAGACACAGTGGTACTTCCAGCGCTACGTCGAGCAGCTGCCCGCCGCTGGCGAGATCGTCATCCTCGACCGATCCTGGTACAACCGGGCTGGCGTCGAACGGGTCATGGGCTTCTGCACCGAGGAGCAGGCCTTGGAGTTCTTCCGCGATGCACCGGAGTTCGAGCGCATGCTCATGCGCTCGGGAGTGATGCTCGTGAAGTACTGGTTCAGCGTGGCCGATGACGAGCAGGACCGCCGCTTCCAAGATCGGATCAACGATCCGATGAAGTCATGGAAGCTTTCCGACATGGACATCGAAGGCCGTGACCGCTGGGAGGAGTACTCCCGCGCCAAGGATGAGATGTTCAAGTACACCGATACGAAGGACTCACCGTGGTGGGTCGTCAACGGAGATGACAAGAAGCGCGCGCGGCTCAACTGCATCCGCCACCTGCTGTCGCTCATCCCCTACGAGGAGATCGAGCACAAGCCCTTCAAGTTGCCGCCGCGCAAGCCGGCCAGCAAGGGCTACGTCCGGCCTCCGATCGACTCGCAGACCTTCGTGCCGGAAGCGTACTAA
- a CDS encoding L,D-transpeptidase — translation MKLKLARITVVALTVALALSAVPAFAAVVTGPVPHDCTVSGYSLKGLEPAAARALIASVTPAATRMPLTFTAAGKTLRLAPAGMFKTDVERMLAVAYEPTTTVGFEIAPAYFVSTSLVRRWVDTVAAKAVDRKASSSRYILKNSRVTSTPYVIGRKLDRTRAYSGVRSIVVSSLAASAETTFSPVALRVIATRPSVTKANLGKVLLVDVSERRLWLYKNGRLERTFRVAVGTSDHPTPRGTFKIIGKVKNPSWTNPAPSGWGAGMPAYIGPGPSNPLGTRALYLNSPGIRIHGTSKRYSIGTAASHGCMRMLREEVEALYPLVPVGTTVYIVK, via the coding sequence ATGAAGCTCAAGCTCGCCCGAATCACGGTCGTCGCGCTGACCGTCGCCTTGGCGCTGTCCGCAGTACCTGCATTCGCGGCTGTCGTCACCGGTCCGGTTCCCCATGACTGTACGGTCTCCGGGTACTCGCTCAAGGGTCTTGAGCCCGCCGCCGCTCGAGCGCTCATCGCAAGCGTCACCCCCGCCGCGACGCGCATGCCGCTGACGTTCACGGCTGCCGGTAAGACGCTCAGACTTGCCCCTGCAGGCATGTTCAAGACCGATGTCGAGCGCATGCTTGCGGTCGCCTACGAGCCGACCACGACCGTCGGCTTCGAGATCGCACCCGCCTACTTCGTGAGCACATCGCTCGTCAGGCGCTGGGTTGATACCGTTGCCGCCAAGGCGGTCGACCGCAAGGCGTCCAGCTCTCGCTACATTCTCAAGAACTCGCGCGTCACGAGTACGCCCTACGTCATCGGCCGCAAGCTCGACCGCACCCGGGCGTACAGCGGCGTGCGGAGCATCGTGGTCTCCTCGCTTGCCGCTTCCGCTGAGACGACCTTCTCGCCGGTGGCCCTGCGCGTGATCGCGACCCGCCCCAGCGTGACCAAGGCCAACCTCGGCAAGGTGCTGCTCGTGGATGTATCCGAGCGCCGCTTGTGGCTGTACAAGAACGGGCGGCTTGAGAGAACCTTCCGGGTCGCCGTGGGAACGTCGGACCACCCCACTCCGCGTGGCACGTTCAAGATCATCGGCAAAGTGAAGAACCCGTCGTGGACCAACCCGGCACCCAGCGGTTGGGGTGCCGGCATGCCCGCCTACATCGGACCGGGCCCGTCGAACCCGTTGGGTACGCGGGCGCTGTACCTGAACAGCCCGGGAATCCGCATTCATGGCACGTCGAAGCGCTACTCGATTGGCACGGCGGCCAGCCACGGGTGCATGCGCATGCTGCGCGAGGAAGTCGAGGCGCTCTATCCGCTTGTACCGGTGGGCACCACCGTCTACATCGTCAAGTAG
- a CDS encoding YaiI/YqxD family protein: MRLIIDADACPVTREAIATARERGRSVLLVANATQNLERYASRSGVEAIQVSGGSDAADFAIIERLEPGDVVVTQDIGLAAMVLGRGARAIGVRGRIYYLATIDAELEVRHEQAKLRRAGGRHKGPAPFTDEDREYFVDQLVRLMDAPE; this comes from the coding sequence ATGAGACTCATCATCGATGCCGATGCGTGCCCCGTGACCCGCGAGGCGATTGCGACTGCCCGCGAGCGCGGTCGCTCGGTGCTGCTCGTCGCGAATGCGACCCAGAATCTCGAGCGGTACGCGTCGCGCTCGGGCGTCGAGGCGATCCAGGTCAGTGGGGGTAGCGACGCGGCCGACTTCGCCATCATCGAGCGCCTTGAGCCCGGGGACGTGGTCGTCACGCAGGATATCGGCCTGGCCGCGATGGTGCTGGGGCGGGGCGCGCGAGCCATAGGAGTCCGTGGGCGCATCTACTACCTTGCCACCATCGACGCTGAGCTTGAGGTTCGTCACGAACAGGCCAAGCTGAGGCGTGCAGGCGGGCGGCACAAGGGCCCTGCGCCGTTCACGGACGAGGACCGCGAGTACTTCGTCGATCAGCTCGTTCGGCTGATGGACGCACCGGAGTAG
- a CDS encoding PAS domain S-box protein: MTRDPEKPVLRILDKLPVPALVANPVTAKILWANMRLVHMAGATRPDEILGSSILDYIQLPQASTALADLAKVALGQSPPPVTYQLRKRDGQFAAAQVSSMPMIYEGQLGMLSIVTDVSERESLFLKLTESEERYRLLLESMPSGVVVVSGDDIVYANQAIACGLGLDSAQALIGRTMYEFIVEPQRKAVRNARREVLMTGAAFPAAPVTLIRADGSLLETTAATTRVHWEGELATQSLMYDVCVTREG; this comes from the coding sequence GTGACCCGCGACCCCGAGAAGCCCGTCCTCAGAATCCTCGACAAGCTGCCGGTTCCCGCGCTGGTTGCCAACCCGGTCACGGCGAAGATTCTGTGGGCGAACATGCGCCTCGTCCACATGGCTGGCGCGACACGCCCTGACGAGATCCTCGGCAGCAGCATCCTCGACTACATTCAGCTCCCGCAGGCGTCCACTGCGCTTGCGGATCTGGCGAAGGTCGCCCTCGGACAGAGTCCCCCACCCGTCACCTACCAGCTGCGCAAACGCGACGGGCAGTTCGCGGCGGCTCAGGTGTCGTCCATGCCCATGATCTACGAGGGCCAGCTCGGGATGCTCAGCATCGTCACGGACGTCTCGGAACGCGAGTCTCTGTTCTTGAAGCTTACCGAGAGCGAGGAGCGCTATCGCCTCCTGCTCGAGTCGATGCCAAGTGGGGTTGTGGTGGTGTCTGGAGACGACATCGTCTACGCGAACCAGGCGATCGCCTGCGGTTTGGGGCTGGACTCCGCGCAAGCCCTGATCGGTCGCACCATGTATGAGTTCATCGTTGAGCCACAGCGCAAGGCCGTACGCAACGCGCGTCGGGAGGTGCTGATGACGGGCGCGGCGTTTCCCGCGGCGCCTGTGACGCTGATCCGCGCGGATGGCAGCCTCCTTGAGACCACCGCTGCCACCACGCGCGTTCACTGGGAGGGCGAGTTGGCCACCCAGTCACTCATGTATGACGTCTGCGTCACGCGTGAGGGGTAG
- a CDS encoding diguanylate cyclase, giving the protein MAERGGVLATDGAARTIVRRGLTVRLALLGVVVSAAVFVGVYASSEAGVMDGVRRQAQSLVDLVVATRHWNAMYGGVWVSTANGAASNPILRELGVEPDLLTEDGETLTLRNPALMTREISEVLAEQGGATFRLTSLDPVNVANSPDAWEREQLGALAAGHEARETVINTASGRVYRYIVPLTTEEECLRCHAVRGDRVGEVRGAISVNVPLAGIDERRRRDAIWLGVLVLAGGAAFLGFVDASTRRTTRQLEEAEEELSRLATTDTLTGLANRRTILARLALEHERAARTGHAYGVLAIDIDHFKRVNDMRGHACGDEVLVEVARLLTASVRGYDYVGRTGGEEFLAIVPETDRAALMLVAERVRESVEAATMTCGEASFSITVSIGAAIAGTEEMVESVTARADAALYRAKDAGRNRVCADDASDG; this is encoded by the coding sequence ATGGCAGAACGTGGCGGAGTGCTGGCCACCGATGGAGCGGCCCGCACGATCGTGCGTCGCGGGCTCACGGTTCGCTTGGCCCTTCTCGGTGTCGTCGTGAGTGCGGCCGTGTTCGTGGGGGTTTACGCGAGTTCTGAGGCCGGCGTCATGGACGGGGTGCGCCGTCAGGCGCAGTCGCTGGTGGACCTGGTCGTGGCTACCCGGCACTGGAATGCCATGTACGGAGGCGTGTGGGTGTCGACGGCCAATGGCGCAGCGTCCAACCCGATTCTGCGCGAGCTGGGCGTCGAACCCGATCTGCTCACGGAGGACGGAGAGACGCTCACGCTGCGCAACCCCGCGCTGATGACGCGCGAGATCTCCGAGGTCCTCGCCGAGCAGGGTGGCGCGACATTCCGTTTGACGAGCCTCGACCCTGTCAACGTGGCCAACAGCCCCGATGCATGGGAGCGGGAGCAGCTCGGCGCCCTTGCAGCGGGTCACGAGGCTCGCGAGACGGTGATAAACACCGCCAGCGGCCGCGTGTACCGCTACATCGTCCCCCTGACGACCGAAGAGGAGTGTCTCCGCTGTCACGCCGTACGTGGCGACCGCGTGGGCGAGGTCCGGGGAGCCATAAGCGTCAACGTGCCGCTGGCCGGCATCGACGAGCGCCGACGCCGGGACGCGATCTGGCTTGGGGTGCTGGTGCTTGCGGGCGGCGCGGCATTCTTGGGATTCGTGGATGCGAGCACTCGCCGCACCACTCGGCAACTCGAAGAGGCCGAGGAGGAGTTGAGCCGCCTCGCGACTACCGACACGCTGACCGGACTGGCGAATCGCCGCACGATCCTTGCTCGTCTCGCCCTGGAGCACGAGCGTGCGGCGCGCACGGGTCATGCATATGGAGTGCTGGCCATCGACATCGATCACTTCAAGCGCGTCAACGACATGCGTGGACATGCGTGCGGGGACGAAGTCCTCGTCGAAGTGGCGCGGCTCCTCACCGCAAGCGTACGCGGCTACGACTACGTGGGTCGCACGGGAGGCGAGGAGTTTCTCGCAATCGTCCCGGAGACAGACCGCGCTGCACTCATGCTCGTTGCCGAGCGCGTGCGTGAGTCCGTCGAGGCTGCCACGATGACGTGCGGCGAGGCGAGCTTCAGCATCACGGTGAGCATCGGTGCGGCGATAGCGGGCACCGAGGAGATGGTCGAGAGCGTCACTGCTCGTGCCGACGCGGCGCTCTACCGGGCGAAAGACGCGGGACGAAACCGGGTCTGTGCCGACGACGCGTCAGACGGGTAG
- a CDS encoding PIN domain-containing protein — MSAVLVDANVLVYAADRLAGARHHAARHLLACLDHTNAAVSSQVLSEYANVLTHPRKLAREAPTVARSVREVAVRFRVIPVTAETVLEAVDARARWQLAYYDAQIWAAAALAGVPVVLSEDFADGLVLGPVRFVNPFAEGFVLAEVLM, encoded by the coding sequence ATGAGCGCGGTTCTGGTCGACGCTAACGTGCTGGTGTACGCAGCGGACAGACTCGCCGGCGCCCGCCATCATGCGGCGCGACACCTGCTGGCGTGCTTGGATCACACCAACGCGGCCGTCTCATCTCAGGTCCTGTCGGAGTACGCGAACGTGCTGACGCACCCGCGCAAGTTGGCGAGAGAGGCGCCGACGGTCGCCAGATCGGTTCGCGAAGTTGCAGTTCGCTTCCGGGTGATTCCGGTGACGGCGGAGACGGTGCTTGAGGCCGTCGATGCTCGCGCCCGCTGGCAGCTCGCCTACTACGACGCCCAGATCTGGGCCGCGGCCGCCTTGGCCGGAGTCCCGGTCGTGCTGTCCGAGGACTTCGCCGACGGGCTTGTGCTGGGCCCGGTCCGTTTCGTCAACCCATTCGCCGAGGGATTCGTCCTCGCGGAAGTGCTGATGTGA
- a CDS encoding ribbon-helix-helix protein, CopG family → MARMIRKQIVIDAERQAVLERLAEERGMSQSEVIRQAIDEMVAAEEERRADAKRQREAAEWLDAFFERGLPLGTVDAEGNRTWTRESLYERGSGRR, encoded by the coding sequence ATGGCTCGCATGATCAGGAAGCAGATCGTCATAGACGCTGAGCGCCAGGCGGTGCTTGAGCGGCTGGCCGAGGAGCGCGGTATGTCCCAGTCTGAGGTGATCCGTCAGGCGATCGACGAGATGGTCGCGGCCGAGGAGGAGCGACGGGCGGACGCGAAGCGGCAGCGCGAAGCAGCCGAGTGGCTCGACGCGTTCTTCGAGAGAGGCCTTCCGCTGGGCACCGTCGACGCGGAGGGTAACCGGACATGGACGCGGGAGAGCCTGTATGAGCGCGGTTCTGGTCGACGCTAA
- a CDS encoding cobalamin B12-binding domain-containing protein → MPEPQHTALIAELEAHIARRDRTGAVRAVTAAVRDGRAELDDVFSRVLIPVLVSTGDQWAAGSKRIWEEHLTSSIVRTVVESLTVDVADAAARVTPVGRTVLLACPSGEQHDLGLRMLTNRLLLRGWDAHFLGADTPALEVVAAARAVSADLVVLSAATAYNLVILRAYVDEVKAGLPGVQVGVGGPAFACNHNWAAEDLLVLHELGIDDDPSGACELPGTEA, encoded by the coding sequence GTGCCCGAACCGCAGCACACCGCGCTGATCGCGGAGCTCGAAGCGCACATCGCCCGTCGCGACCGAACCGGAGCTGTACGTGCCGTCACCGCAGCTGTTCGCGATGGCCGCGCCGAACTCGACGACGTCTTCTCGCGCGTACTCATCCCCGTGCTCGTGTCGACCGGCGACCAATGGGCGGCCGGCTCCAAGCGCATCTGGGAGGAGCACCTGACCTCGAGCATCGTGCGCACGGTCGTCGAATCGCTCACGGTCGATGTCGCCGACGCGGCCGCACGCGTCACGCCCGTCGGCCGCACGGTACTGCTCGCCTGTCCATCGGGCGAGCAGCACGACCTCGGACTCCGCATGCTCACCAACCGGCTTCTGCTACGCGGGTGGGACGCCCATTTCCTCGGCGCCGACACGCCCGCGCTCGAGGTGGTCGCCGCAGCGCGGGCCGTGAGCGCGGACCTCGTCGTCCTGTCAGCCGCAACCGCCTACAACCTGGTGATCCTGCGCGCCTACGTCGACGAAGTGAAGGCCGGCTTGCCTGGCGTCCAGGTCGGCGTGGGCGGGCCCGCGTTCGCCTGCAACCACAACTGGGCCGCCGAGGACCTTCTGGTGCTGCACGAGCTTGGAATCGACGACGACCCGTCGGGCGCCTGTGAGCTGCCCGGAACGGAGGCGTGA
- a CDS encoding ABC transporter permease: MLSLRIAWRFLRSSPVQSALIIGGIAVGIAVQVFVGSLITSLQASLVDQTIGSAPQITIKALDEGDPVVYSDRVEEVIAAQPEIDPKTVVPVRVASSLFTDGSDSAPLNLIGGTLAELEGIYKITERTTNGEASLRSTEIMVGEEFAEKFGVEPGDTITLAIQGGSRASFTVSGIFDLGAAAFNERQAFVNGSVPQSVLGWSSSEYSSVQMQLYEPFASAEVAAEMRTKLSGVTVSEWQAENADLLVALQSQGSSSYIIQTFVLVAIALGIASTLAIAAVQKTRQIGILKAMGLSDTRAGQIFLWQAILMGGTGSAAGVALAYFLLFGFSFSGASFTITPQPAFVLGSAAIGMGVALASSIIPTRRTSKLDPIEVIQGG, from the coding sequence ATGCTGTCGCTGCGCATCGCCTGGCGCTTCTTGCGCTCGAGCCCCGTCCAGTCCGCACTCATCATCGGCGGCATCGCCGTCGGCATCGCGGTGCAGGTCTTTGTGGGCTCGCTCATCACCAGCCTGCAGGCCTCGCTCGTCGATCAGACCATCGGCTCTGCGCCTCAGATCACGATCAAGGCCCTCGACGAGGGCGACCCGGTCGTCTACTCCGATCGCGTCGAAGAGGTGATCGCAGCTCAACCCGAGATCGACCCCAAGACCGTCGTACCGGTGCGCGTCGCAAGCTCGCTGTTCACGGACGGCTCGGACTCCGCACCGCTCAACCTCATCGGAGGCACGCTGGCCGAGCTCGAGGGGATATACAAGATCACCGAGCGCACCACCAACGGCGAGGCTTCGCTGCGTTCCACCGAGATCATGGTCGGTGAGGAGTTCGCCGAGAAGTTCGGAGTGGAGCCCGGCGACACGATCACCCTGGCCATCCAGGGCGGCTCGCGCGCGTCGTTCACGGTCTCGGGCATCTTCGACCTGGGCGCCGCCGCCTTCAACGAGCGACAGGCGTTCGTCAACGGCTCGGTACCGCAGAGCGTGCTGGGCTGGTCGTCGAGCGAGTACAGCTCGGTCCAGATGCAGCTCTACGAGCCGTTCGCGTCGGCGGAAGTGGCTGCCGAGATGCGCACGAAGCTCTCCGGCGTGACCGTCTCAGAATGGCAGGCCGAGAACGCCGACCTGCTCGTCGCCTTGCAGAGCCAAGGCTCGTCCAGCTACATCATCCAGACGTTCGTTCTGGTGGCCATCGCCCTCGGTATCGCCTCGACGCTCGCCATCGCGGCCGTTCAGAAGACGCGCCAGATCGGCATTCTGAAGGCGATGGGGCTGTCCGACACCCGCGCAGGGCAGATCTTCTTGTGGCAGGCCATCCTCATGGGAGGCACCGGGTCGGCGGCCGGCGTCGCTCTCGCCTACTTCCTGCTGTTCGGCTTCTCGTTCTCGGGCGCCTCGTTCACCATCACGCCGCAACCGGCATTCGTCTTGGGCTCTGCGGCCATCGGCATGGGCGTGGCGCTGGCAAGCTCGATCATCCCCACCAGGCGAACGAGCAAGCTCGACCCGATCGAGGTGATCCAAGGTGGCTGA
- a CDS encoding ABC transporter ATP-binding protein, which yields MAETLLVAEALDKIYGTGEAATHAMKKVSFEVTEGEFAAIIGQSGSGKSTLLNMLGLLDTPTAGRVLYRGVDSASLDKKALAKLRNELIGFVFQFHYLLPEFSVFENVAMPAFIAGEMQPADVRARAVEALELLGLEGLEDKNANQLSGGQKQRVAIARSLMNRPAVVLADEPTGNLDTVNSNLVYDLFRKISSETGTAFMIVTHDRNVAQRTDRILEISDGELVQDVRSA from the coding sequence GTGGCTGAGACCCTCCTCGTGGCAGAGGCGCTCGACAAGATCTATGGCACCGGCGAAGCGGCCACCCACGCGATGAAGAAGGTGAGCTTCGAGGTCACCGAAGGCGAGTTCGCCGCGATCATCGGCCAGTCCGGATCGGGAAAGTCGACGCTTCTGAACATGCTCGGGCTGCTTGACACGCCCACGGCCGGCCGCGTTTTGTACCGTGGGGTGGACTCGGCGTCACTGGACAAGAAGGCGCTCGCGAAGCTGCGCAACGAGCTCATCGGCTTCGTCTTCCAGTTCCACTACCTGCTGCCCGAGTTCAGCGTGTTCGAGAACGTCGCCATGCCGGCGTTCATCGCGGGCGAGATGCAGCCAGCGGACGTCCGCGCTCGCGCGGTCGAGGCGCTCGAGCTACTCGGACTCGAAGGGCTCGAGGACAAGAACGCGAACCAACTCTCGGGCGGTCAGAAGCAGCGCGTGGCGATCGCGCGCTCGCTCATGAATCGACCGGCCGTCGTGCTGGCCGACGAACCGACAGGCAACCTCGACACCGTCAACTCAAACCTCGTCTACGACCTGTTCCGCAAGATCAGCTCCGAGACGGGGACCGCGTTCATGATCGTCACCCATGACCGCAACGTCGCACAGCGGACCGACCGGATCCTGGAGATCAGCGACGGGGAGCTCGTCCAGGACGTGCGGAGCGCCTAG
- a CDS encoding ABC transporter ATP-binding protein, protein MSEYANGVVDTLYGGTPQAHTDGAYIIQARELTKRYELGRDNFVDALRGATLDIRRGEMAAIMGPSGSGKSTFMHIAGCLDVAGGGEVWLNGRRVDGLPARDLVGIRRKEIGFIFQGFNLIPTLSAEENVALAGEYAGMGRGAATARARELLEIVGLGDRMRHVPSELSGGQQQRVAIARALVNDPGIVMGDEPTGDLDTATSGEIVDMMRTVNRERGTTFLIVTHNPEVAAACDRTVVMRDGVVVDDGDGTPPGA, encoded by the coding sequence ATGAGTGAGTACGCGAACGGCGTCGTGGACACACTCTACGGAGGCACTCCGCAGGCGCACACCGACGGTGCCTACATCATCCAGGCCCGTGAGCTCACTAAGCGCTACGAACTCGGGCGTGACAACTTCGTCGATGCCTTGCGAGGAGCCACGCTCGACATACGCCGCGGCGAGATGGCGGCCATCATGGGGCCGTCCGGTTCGGGCAAGTCCACCTTCATGCACATCGCCGGATGTCTTGACGTGGCCGGCGGCGGCGAGGTGTGGCTCAACGGCCGCCGCGTGGACGGACTGCCCGCACGCGACCTCGTGGGCATCCGCCGCAAGGAGATCGGCTTCATCTTCCAGGGCTTCAACCTGATCCCCACGCTGTCGGCTGAGGAGAACGTGGCGCTGGCAGGCGAGTACGCCGGCATGGGGCGCGGGGCTGCGACGGCTCGGGCCAGAGAGCTGCTCGAGATCGTCGGCCTCGGCGACCGCATGCGCCACGTGCCCAGCGAGCTGTCCGGCGGCCAGCAGCAGCGCGTCGCTATCGCGCGGGCGCTCGTCAACGATCCCGGCATCGTCATGGGCGATGAGCCCACCGGCGACCTCGACACGGCGACGAGCGGCGAGATCGTGGACATGATGCGTACGGTGAACCGCGAGCGCGGGACGACGTTTCTCATCGTGACCCATAACCCCGAGGTCGCTGCCGCGTGCGACCGCACGGTGGTCATGCGCGACGGCGTCGTGGTCGACGACGGCGACGGCACGCCGCCGGGAGCGTAG